One genomic segment of Cellulophaga sp. HaHaR_3_176 includes these proteins:
- a CDS encoding aspartate/glutamate racemase family protein: protein MKKYIFGVLFLTLTSYNTPSKKELQEQHMITEIEHSEMNTLGLIGGTSWHSTIDYYKTINQSINDHFGNNTNPPLIVYTLNQAEVHRFQIENKWDSIATMLVEAALNLNKAGADAVLFCANTPHKVYDDVQQKLDFPVIHIADATAKAIHKKGLKKVLFLGTKYSMEENFITKRIEDNGIEVLVPKQKKEIEELHRIIQEELTYGVINKKSKEYVLQVIKKSIVEGAEGVVLGCTEFPLMIFEEDLEVPAFNTTEIHSMAGVDYILKN, encoded by the coding sequence ATGAAAAAATACATTTTTGGTGTTTTGTTTTTAACACTTACATCATATAATACACCTTCAAAAAAAGAATTACAGGAGCAGCATATGATTACAGAAATAGAACATTCAGAGATGAATACTTTAGGTTTAATTGGGGGTACTTCTTGGCATTCAACCATCGATTATTATAAAACCATAAATCAGTCTATAAATGATCATTTTGGAAATAACACAAACCCGCCATTAATTGTCTACACCCTTAATCAGGCAGAAGTTCACCGGTTTCAAATAGAAAACAAATGGGATTCTATTGCTACTATGTTGGTGGAAGCTGCATTAAATTTGAATAAAGCAGGTGCTGATGCGGTTCTTTTTTGCGCTAATACACCACATAAAGTTTATGATGATGTTCAGCAAAAGTTAGATTTTCCTGTAATTCATATTGCTGATGCTACAGCTAAGGCAATCCATAAAAAAGGATTAAAGAAAGTTCTGTTTCTAGGTACTAAATACAGTATGGAGGAAAATTTTATCACTAAAAGAATCGAAGACAATGGTATTGAAGTATTAGTGCCAAAACAGAAAAAGGAAATTGAAGAATTACATAGAATTATTCAAGAAGAACTAACCTATGGTGTTATTAATAAAAAATCAAAAGAATATGTATTACAGGTTATAAAAAAATCAATAGTAGAAGGGGCAGAAGGAGTTGTTTTGGGTTGTACAGAATTTCCATTAATGATTTTTGAAGAAGATTTAGAAGTGCCTGCTTTTAATACCACAGAGATTCATTCAATGGCGGGAGTAGATTACATTTTAAAAAATTAA
- a CDS encoding VCBS repeat-containing protein, translated as MKYILFALFSCCMISVHSQKAKFFNNSRTILGINKERTASMGIGDIDNDGDLDIVAANGRHWPGQNRIFVNNGRGIFTVSKNLGTEQETSYSTELADFDGDGDLDIAVGNDMAPNYIFINDGAGNFTKGASFGEKYGHTRNIVVADIDNDGDTDILITNRGSENEICLNNGKGVFTEVIGFGDKKDSTIDVEVADMNGDGNLDLILANRDDQPNYVYLNNGNLKFSKKTPYGTGNDVTRSVAVIDIDNDGYKDIITANIGEPNVIYFGSKKGTYDRNVVFDDSTDKSYSLSIGDLNGDGITDIVVGNVGAPNMVFINAGDANSWEKIKLNDQNFSTYDILTYDLNGDNKLDIIESNSDELNLFYFNRFTPKFP; from the coding sequence ATGAAATATATTCTATTTGCACTTTTTTCTTGTTGCATGATTTCTGTTCATTCTCAAAAAGCAAAATTCTTTAACAATAGTAGAACAATACTAGGGATCAATAAAGAGAGAACCGCTTCTATGGGTATTGGTGATATTGATAATGATGGTGATTTAGATATTGTTGCGGCAAATGGTAGACATTGGCCAGGCCAAAACCGAATTTTTGTTAACAATGGTCGCGGAATTTTTACCGTTTCTAAAAATTTAGGTACAGAGCAAGAAACGAGTTATTCTACAGAACTCGCAGATTTTGACGGTGATGGCGATTTAGATATTGCTGTTGGAAATGATATGGCACCTAATTACATTTTTATTAATGATGGAGCAGGAAACTTTACTAAAGGCGCAAGCTTTGGTGAAAAATATGGTCATACGAGAAATATTGTGGTTGCAGATATAGATAATGATGGCGATACTGATATTTTAATTACGAACAGAGGAAGCGAAAATGAAATTTGTTTAAATAACGGAAAAGGTGTTTTTACAGAGGTCATAGGCTTTGGTGATAAAAAAGATTCTACCATTGATGTTGAGGTTGCAGATATGAATGGAGATGGGAATTTAGATTTGATATTAGCTAATAGAGATGACCAACCCAACTATGTGTATTTGAATAATGGCAATCTAAAATTCTCAAAAAAAACACCTTACGGAACAGGCAATGATGTAACAAGATCTGTAGCGGTTATAGATATAGATAATGATGGTTATAAAGATATTATTACGGCAAATATAGGAGAGCCAAATGTGATTTATTTTGGAAGTAAAAAAGGAACATATGACCGTAATGTTGTATTTGATGATAGTACAGATAAATCATATTCACTATCAATTGGCGATTTAAATGGTGATGGTATTACAGATATTGTTGTAGGTAATGTAGGTGCGCCAAACATGGTTTTTATCAATGCAGGAGATGCAAATTCTTGGGAGAAAATAAAATTAAATGATCAGAATTTTAGCACTTATGATATATTAACCTATGATTTAAATGGAGATAATAAACTTGATATTATTGAAAGTAATTCAGATGAATTAAACCTCTTTTACTTCAATAGATTTACACCGAAATTCCCTTGA
- a CDS encoding RidA family protein yields MEKEYDPEQRLKELNIELPSPPNPVANYVNGVQTGNLIFLAGKGPRYADGTEMTGKLGSNVSIDQGYEGSRLTAINQIAVLKYMLGDLKKVKRIVKALAFVNSESNFIEQPKVINGFSDLMVAVFGERGIHARAAIGVATLPRAQAVEIEVIVEVYD; encoded by the coding sequence ATGGAGAAAGAATACGATCCAGAACAAAGATTGAAAGAATTAAATATAGAGTTACCTAGTCCCCCCAATCCGGTAGCAAATTATGTTAATGGAGTACAAACGGGTAATCTTATTTTTTTAGCAGGCAAAGGCCCTAGGTATGCAGATGGAACTGAAATGACAGGGAAATTAGGGTCGAATGTCTCTATTGATCAAGGCTATGAAGGCTCTAGATTAACGGCTATAAATCAAATAGCAGTATTAAAGTATATGTTAGGCGATTTAAAAAAAGTTAAACGTATAGTGAAAGCCTTAGCATTTGTAAATTCAGAATCTAATTTTATAGAACAGCCAAAAGTAATTAACGGCTTTTCAGATTTAATGGTGGCTGTTTTTGGAGAAAGAGGTATTCATGCCCGCGCAGCCATCGGTGTTGCCACATTACCTAGAGCACAAGCCGTAGAAATAGAAGTAATTGTTGAGGTCTACGATTAG
- a CDS encoding amidohydrolase family protein, with protein sequence MIVNNKSKLMMNKASYMLQIVVLLLVTGCSTGPSKWQNINEEGTFLVYRRQSLIGEETYSIKATKDSILVTSLQGENERGRITGVAAELHLDMNLEPSYYLNRRITSKDTIVNLEVRRTKDSVSVWEKNRNFVQFKNTEFFPVHSNIPAGIEMMLYHYYFKNGGEIGIPTLPRGEVTMNFIQKDTVVIKEKKVPLDRYVVEGINWGGRTIWVDESQNLIALVKANTQIREYIRKGYEEAKPFFVKGNVEQQMAALNKYTNDLKGAQAGIKALVGADLVDGVSDTTQEDMTLIIENGRIKTIGKRTEVSIPEGAKVINLKGKTLMPGMWDMHAHSNQVQWAPAYLAGGVTTIRDNGNELEFATSFRDAIAKKGALGPDILLAGMTDGAGIQGNGVVRARTVQEAQEVADLYFSNGYKQIKIYSSVNAELTKVLAEEGHKRGMSITGHVPNAIGNARGAIDAGMDMLSHRSRILTVLFPDKKVKELGSYYIEGNDISQEQIDESIAYLLEHKTVLDPTIALDVVRAMPRGSVIEAVEPFADRIAYELFEGKRFRSGLPLERSEKAKADYIKAMGILGQFYKAGVPIVAGTDNIVPVFGLYLEIETYQKYGELTPLQAIQSATSVPAKAMGLYAETGSLEVGKEADIAILEENPLKDIKNIRTVEAVITNGNYYESEPLWHAADFKAKNDN encoded by the coding sequence ATGATAGTTAACAATAAATCAAAACTTATGATGAATAAAGCAAGCTATATGCTACAAATAGTAGTATTGCTTTTAGTTACAGGATGTTCAACAGGACCATCAAAATGGCAAAATATTAATGAGGAGGGTACTTTTTTAGTGTATAGAAGACAGTCTTTAATTGGAGAAGAAACTTATTCTATAAAAGCAACAAAAGATTCTATTTTGGTTACATCTCTTCAAGGAGAAAATGAAAGAGGAAGAATAACGGGGGTAGCTGCTGAGTTGCATTTAGATATGAATTTAGAGCCTTCTTATTATTTGAACAGAAGGATAACAAGTAAGGATACTATAGTTAATTTAGAAGTAAGAAGAACAAAAGATAGTGTTTCTGTTTGGGAGAAAAATAGAAACTTTGTTCAATTTAAAAACACAGAATTTTTCCCGGTTCACAGTAATATTCCAGCCGGAATAGAAATGATGTTATATCATTATTATTTTAAAAATGGAGGAGAGATTGGTATTCCGACACTACCAAGAGGTGAGGTTACTATGAATTTTATTCAAAAAGATACGGTAGTAATTAAAGAAAAAAAAGTACCGTTAGATCGCTATGTTGTTGAAGGAATAAATTGGGGAGGAAGAACGATTTGGGTTGATGAGTCTCAAAATTTAATAGCACTTGTTAAAGCAAATACGCAAATAAGAGAATATATAAGAAAAGGGTACGAAGAAGCTAAGCCATTTTTTGTAAAAGGAAATGTAGAGCAACAAATGGCTGCTTTAAATAAATATACAAATGATTTAAAAGGTGCGCAGGCGGGCATTAAGGCACTTGTGGGTGCAGACCTTGTTGATGGGGTAAGTGATACTACCCAAGAAGATATGACTTTAATTATAGAAAATGGTCGTATAAAAACAATAGGCAAACGTACGGAAGTTAGTATACCAGAAGGTGCTAAGGTTATTAATCTTAAAGGTAAAACTTTAATGCCCGGTATGTGGGATATGCATGCTCATTCAAATCAAGTACAATGGGCACCCGCTTATTTAGCAGGCGGAGTAACAACCATTCGCGATAATGGAAATGAACTTGAGTTTGCTACATCATTTAGAGATGCTATTGCAAAAAAAGGAGCTTTAGGTCCAGATATTTTATTAGCAGGAATGACTGATGGTGCTGGTATACAAGGTAACGGAGTCGTAAGAGCTAGAACAGTTCAGGAAGCTCAAGAAGTAGCAGATTTATATTTTTCGAATGGGTACAAGCAAATCAAAATTTACTCGTCTGTAAATGCAGAATTAACAAAGGTTTTAGCTGAAGAAGGGCATAAACGTGGTATGTCAATTACAGGTCATGTACCAAATGCTATCGGAAATGCTCGTGGAGCTATTGATGCAGGAATGGATATGTTAAGTCATCGCTCCCGTATTTTAACAGTGCTATTTCCTGATAAAAAAGTGAAAGAGTTAGGAAGCTATTATATTGAAGGAAATGATATTAGTCAAGAGCAAATTGATGAATCTATTGCGTATCTATTAGAGCACAAAACAGTCTTAGATCCAACAATAGCTTTAGATGTTGTTAGAGCAATGCCAAGAGGTTCTGTAATTGAAGCTGTTGAGCCATTTGCAGATAGAATAGCTTATGAGTTGTTTGAAGGTAAAAGGTTCAGAAGTGGTTTACCTCTAGAACGATCAGAAAAAGCTAAAGCAGATTATATCAAAGCTATGGGGATTCTTGGTCAATTTTATAAGGCAGGAGTGCCTATTGTTGCTGGAACAGATAATATCGTACCTGTTTTTGGTCTGTATTTAGAAATTGAAACCTATCAAAAATATGGAGAATTAACGCCTTTACAAGCAATACAATCAGCAACTAGTGTTCCAGCTAAAGCTATGGGATTATATGCAGAAACTGGAAGTTTAGAAGTGGGTAAAGAAGCTGATATTGCTATTTTAGAAGAAAATCCATTAAAGGATATTAAAAATATAAGGACTGTTGAGGCAGTGATTACTAATGGTAATTATTATGAAAGCGAGCCTTTATGGCACGCTGCAGATTTTAAAGCTAAAAACGATAACTAA
- a CDS encoding DASS family sodium-coupled anion symporter: MQISKQHIGLVLGPLAFSYILFFFNAEGLDPAAKAILASVAWIAIWWITEAISIAVTALLPIVLFPLSGGLDLSQTTASYGHKYIFLYVGGFILAIAIEKCNLHKRIALSIIKLVGTNIINIILGFMIATALLSMWISNTAATVMILPMGMAIVSQLRDNPNTIKNENILFGKALMLAIAYSASIGGIATLIGTPTNLVLAGVVQTNFGVEITFYQWFIFGFPIALILLFLCWKYLTKFAFKFEQKEFPGGREEINKQLKALGKMSYDEKKVLIVFCCTAFAWISRSFLLKKIIPEIDDTIISVLFAIVLFIIPSSRKNEGLISWEDAVKLPWGVVLLFGGGMALALGFETSGLALWIGNKLIALESVPFILLILILIFAVNFLTEITSNIATTAMLLPVLISLAPTLGVHPYYLMISATVAASCAFMLPVATPPNAVVFGSGYLKIEDMVKKGIWMNLISIVILTLFVYFALPLIWNLNS, encoded by the coding sequence ATGCAAATTTCAAAACAACATATTGGATTAGTTTTAGGACCACTTGCTTTTAGCTACATTCTTTTCTTTTTCAATGCAGAAGGTTTAGACCCTGCAGCAAAAGCAATTTTAGCCTCTGTTGCTTGGATTGCAATTTGGTGGATTACTGAAGCTATTTCAATAGCCGTAACAGCATTGTTACCCATTGTTCTTTTTCCGCTATCAGGCGGCTTAGATCTGAGTCAGACTACAGCTTCTTATGGGCATAAATATATTTTTTTATATGTAGGTGGTTTTATTCTAGCTATTGCTATTGAAAAATGCAACCTACATAAGAGAATAGCCCTTTCAATCATAAAATTAGTAGGTACTAATATTATCAATATAATTTTAGGTTTTATGATAGCCACAGCTCTTTTATCTATGTGGATATCAAATACAGCAGCTACGGTAATGATTTTGCCAATGGGTATGGCTATCGTATCACAATTAAGAGATAACCCAAATACAATTAAAAACGAAAACATACTATTCGGTAAAGCTTTAATGCTAGCAATAGCTTACAGTGCATCAATAGGAGGTATAGCGACCTTAATTGGTACTCCTACAAACTTAGTGCTGGCAGGTGTTGTGCAAACAAATTTTGGAGTAGAGATTACATTTTACCAGTGGTTTATTTTTGGTTTTCCTATTGCTCTAATTTTGTTGTTCTTATGTTGGAAATACTTAACAAAATTTGCATTTAAATTTGAACAGAAAGAGTTTCCTGGAGGAAGAGAAGAAATAAACAAACAATTAAAGGCATTAGGTAAAATGTCTTATGATGAAAAAAAGGTATTGATTGTATTTTGTTGTACCGCCTTTGCATGGATTTCAAGATCGTTTTTACTGAAAAAAATTATTCCCGAAATTGACGATACAATCATTAGCGTTTTATTTGCGATTGTGTTGTTTATAATCCCATCAAGCAGAAAGAATGAAGGATTAATTTCGTGGGAAGATGCTGTTAAGTTACCTTGGGGTGTAGTCCTATTATTTGGTGGTGGTATGGCCTTAGCATTAGGTTTCGAAACTAGTGGTTTAGCCTTGTGGATTGGGAATAAATTAATTGCATTAGAATCAGTTCCATTTATCTTACTAATATTAATCTTGATATTTGCTGTGAATTTTTTAACAGAAATAACTTCCAATATTGCTACAACAGCAATGCTACTACCTGTGCTTATCTCTTTAGCGCCAACACTAGGGGTGCACCCTTATTATTTGATGATAAGTGCAACTGTAGCGGCATCATGTGCTTTTATGCTTCCTGTGGCAACACCCCCAAATGCTGTAGTATTTGGATCTGGGTATTTAAAGATTGAAGATATGGTTAAAAAAGGAATATGGATGAATTTAATTTCCATTGTTATTTTAACCCTCTTCGTGTACTTTGCCCTTCCATTAATTTGGAATTTGAATTCTTAA
- a CDS encoding glucosidase, with product MNKETQEYKRLQENYSEQKDWLKWGPYLSERQWGTVREDYSVNGDAWNYFPHEHARSRAYRWGEDGLAGISDRYCNICFGVSVWNGNDSILKERLFGLTGPQGNHGEDVKELYYYLECTPSHSYMKHLYKYPHNKFPYSKLVEENGKRNRNELEYELLDTGVFKDNAYFDVYTEYAKADNEDILVKITVANRGKKAAPIHVLPTLWIRNYWSFKEIPKKPIIKKSTQNGKPYVTIEHCYVGDYNFYFDDADEMLFTENETNMESVYLSENDHPYKKDLFHKAVTSNDYKLASKLDNGTKFAPLYKLNLAAGETKSVRLRLSKERIQDPFNVQFDEIFSERVKECDDFYKTKIENKDQHEIQKQAFASLLWSKQYYNYDVEQWLLGDSKTSIPAIERLYGRNNTWKTLRNHDIMSMPDAWEYPWYAAWDSAFHCATLALVDADFAKNQLLLFTKEWYMAPNGQIPAYEWNFSDVNPPVQAWATLDIYKTDKKNTGKGDLKFLKQMFNKLALNFTWWVNRLDASQNNVFEGGFLGLDNIGVFDRSHGVPGDGTLEQVDGTAWMALYCLNMLEISLELALEDDSYDDMAIKYFGHFVFIAEALNKISIENKGIWDEEEGFFYDNLVFPNGKSTSIKVRSIAGMLSLAAVLCIKKETLDKLPKFKESVQWFKNHRMKTLKYPVVQEFADGDDLLLSLVPNDRMKILVDVLLDEKEFLSPYGIRSLSKIHETPYHIDINGVNYSINYEPNESSTSLFGGNSNWRGPVWFPMNYLFIQSLKEYYKYCGDDLKFEYPAGSKNLKSLKEISIEISKRLISIFEKDEKGDRIVHALHKDIYAQDEFKDLILFYEYFDGDNGRGVGASHQTGWTSLVANLIQEINQK from the coding sequence ATGAATAAAGAAACACAAGAATATAAAAGGCTGCAAGAAAACTATTCTGAACAAAAAGATTGGTTAAAATGGGGTCCTTATTTAAGTGAAAGACAATGGGGAACTGTTCGCGAAGATTATAGTGTTAATGGTGATGCTTGGAACTATTTTCCGCATGAGCATGCAAGGAGTAGAGCTTATAGATGGGGAGAAGATGGCCTTGCAGGAATATCAGACAGATACTGTAACATTTGTTTTGGTGTAAGTGTATGGAATGGAAATGATAGTATTTTAAAAGAGCGCTTATTTGGTCTTACGGGGCCGCAAGGTAACCATGGTGAAGATGTAAAAGAGCTTTATTATTATTTAGAGTGTACACCTTCACATTCATACATGAAACATTTGTATAAATACCCTCACAACAAATTTCCATATAGTAAATTGGTTGAGGAGAACGGTAAAAGAAATAGAAACGAATTAGAGTACGAATTACTAGATACAGGTGTTTTTAAAGACAATGCTTATTTTGATGTATATACTGAATATGCTAAAGCGGATAATGAAGATATTTTAGTGAAAATAACAGTAGCTAATAGAGGTAAAAAAGCTGCTCCAATTCATGTATTACCAACATTATGGATTCGAAATTATTGGAGCTTTAAAGAAATACCTAAAAAACCTATAATTAAGAAAAGCACACAGAATGGGAAACCTTATGTAACCATTGAGCATTGCTATGTTGGTGATTATAATTTTTATTTTGATGATGCTGATGAAATGCTTTTTACGGAGAATGAAACCAATATGGAGTCCGTTTACTTATCAGAGAACGACCATCCATATAAAAAAGATTTATTTCACAAAGCAGTAACTTCAAACGACTATAAATTAGCAAGTAAATTAGATAACGGAACAAAGTTTGCCCCACTTTATAAATTAAATTTGGCTGCAGGTGAAACCAAATCAGTAAGGTTAAGACTTTCGAAAGAACGCATTCAGGACCCTTTTAATGTTCAGTTCGATGAGATTTTTAGTGAAAGAGTAAAAGAGTGCGACGATTTTTATAAAACAAAAATTGAAAATAAAGACCAACATGAAATTCAAAAGCAAGCTTTTGCAAGCTTGTTATGGTCTAAACAATATTATAATTATGATGTTGAGCAGTGGCTTTTAGGAGATTCAAAAACATCAATACCAGCAATAGAAAGGTTATATGGAAGAAATAATACATGGAAAACATTACGTAACCATGATATTATGTCAATGCCAGATGCTTGGGAGTATCCTTGGTATGCCGCATGGGACTCTGCTTTTCATTGCGCAACTTTAGCTTTAGTAGATGCCGATTTTGCTAAAAATCAGCTATTGTTATTTACCAAAGAATGGTACATGGCACCAAACGGCCAAATACCTGCTTATGAGTGGAATTTTAGTGATGTAAACCCACCTGTACAAGCGTGGGCAACGTTAGATATTTATAAAACAGATAAAAAAAATACAGGAAAAGGAGATCTTAAGTTTTTAAAACAGATGTTTAATAAACTGGCATTGAACTTTACATGGTGGGTAAACCGATTAGATGCTAGTCAGAATAACGTTTTTGAAGGTGGCTTTTTAGGTCTTGATAATATTGGAGTATTTGATAGAAGCCATGGAGTACCTGGTGATGGTACTTTAGAGCAAGTAGATGGTACGGCATGGATGGCCCTATATTGTTTAAACATGCTAGAAATTAGTTTAGAACTTGCCTTAGAAGATGACTCCTATGATGATATGGCAATTAAATATTTCGGTCATTTCGTTTTTATAGCAGAAGCTTTAAATAAAATTAGTATTGAAAATAAAGGAATTTGGGATGAAGAAGAAGGGTTTTTCTATGATAACTTAGTTTTTCCGAACGGAAAATCTACTTCTATAAAAGTTCGTTCTATTGCAGGGATGTTGTCTTTAGCGGCAGTGCTTTGTATAAAAAAAGAAACATTAGACAAGCTTCCTAAATTTAAAGAAAGTGTTCAGTGGTTTAAAAACCACAGAATGAAAACGCTAAAATATCCAGTAGTACAAGAATTTGCTGATGGAGACGACTTATTATTATCGCTTGTGCCTAATGATCGTATGAAGATTTTAGTAGATGTTCTTTTAGATGAAAAAGAATTTTTAAGTCCTTATGGTATTCGTTCATTATCTAAAATACACGAAACGCCTTATCATATTGATATTAACGGGGTAAATTATAGTATCAATTACGAGCCAAACGAATCATCAACATCTTTATTCGGAGGAAACTCTAATTGGAGAGGTCCTGTTTGGTTTCCGATGAATTATTTATTTATTCAATCGTTAAAAGAATACTATAAATATTGTGGCGACGATTTAAAATTTGAATACCCGGCGGGTAGTAAAAATCTAAAATCTTTAAAAGAGATAAGTATAGAAATAAGTAAAAGGTTGATTTCTATTTTTGAAAAAGATGAAAAAGGAGATAGAATAGTGCACGCTCTCCATAAAGATATTTATGCACAGGATGAGTTTAAAGATTTGATACTATTTTATGAGTATTTTGATGGTGATAATGGTAGAGGAGTAGGAGCTTCTCATCAAACGGGTTGGACCTCTTTAGTCGCTAATTTAATACAAGAAATAAACCAAAAATAA
- a CDS encoding creatininase family protein, which produces MNTDSLINPLWNEKKIKNYLPHMTVPEVDDFLAKSDLVIIPIGALEQHSSHLPIGTDFINGVEQCKLIAQERDILVAPVLMAGQSPYHMAFSGSITLSADTIIQVHMETVVSLIKHGFKRFVFMNSHGGNRAITTFLVDQINQKTAGVAVDFGVAIAPYLITDNSGKPQVLDRHAGTGETSDSLYLMPDLVQLDKATATKLTHPKHLEQMLPGVISDEPTAKLLFLSEALKGEETGKKTSTIEMTKTGVWGELNPKEATLERGAKNINNTVQAAVKFIDKWNDLIKE; this is translated from the coding sequence ATGAATACTGATTCTTTAATAAATCCACTTTGGAACGAGAAAAAAATTAAGAATTATTTACCGCACATGACGGTTCCTGAGGTTGATGATTTTTTGGCAAAATCTGACTTAGTCATTATCCCTATTGGAGCTTTAGAGCAGCATTCTAGTCACTTACCTATTGGTACTGATTTTATAAATGGTGTTGAACAATGTAAGCTTATCGCACAAGAACGTGATATTTTAGTAGCTCCTGTTTTAATGGCGGGACAATCGCCTTATCATATGGCATTTTCAGGATCGATTACCTTATCTGCAGATACCATAATTCAAGTACATATGGAAACGGTAGTATCACTAATTAAGCATGGATTTAAGCGTTTTGTATTTATGAATTCTCATGGAGGAAATAGGGCTATTACTACTTTTTTAGTAGATCAAATTAACCAAAAAACAGCTGGTGTGGCTGTAGATTTTGGAGTAGCTATAGCACCATATTTAATAACAGATAATAGTGGAAAACCTCAAGTATTAGATCGTCATGCAGGTACAGGAGAAACCTCAGATTCTTTGTATTTAATGCCAGATTTGGTTCAATTAGATAAAGCTACTGCAACAAAATTAACACATCCAAAGCATTTAGAGCAAATGCTTCCTGGGGTGATTAGTGATGAACCAACAGCTAAACTGTTATTTCTTTCAGAAGCGCTAAAAGGAGAAGAAACAGGAAAGAAAACATCAACTATAGAAATGACTAAAACAGGAGTTTGGGGAGAGTTAAACCCTAAAGAGGCAACTTTAGAAAGAGGTGCAAAAAATATTAATAATACTGTGCAGGCAGCAGTAAAATTTATTGATAAATGGAATGACCTTATTAAAGAATAG
- a CDS encoding MBL fold metallo-hydrolase, whose amino-acid sequence MGSKIIFLGLLFLCLQYANSQELKLKYFGGAGWEMTEGKTTILVDPYLSRVKLGDSPANSKEDLRKNYYESDYFQSDTVVINKHITKADYILVHHSHLDHLGDVPYIAKKTGAKVIATETSCNILRAYGVPEEQLLTVKGGEDYQFEEFSVRVVPSIHSALNDKHYFDARTHEKELKAPLKLEDFVEGGSLMFYVRFNNHKILTAGSMNFLEKEVEGLTPDILLPGVNFSRLEIYKYTERLLKATGLPKTIIPTHWDNFRVPYGYSQEKAIDEKIKPFIKEVKAVSPEAKIIVPIHLETITIK is encoded by the coding sequence ATGGGTTCTAAAATAATATTTTTAGGACTCCTGTTTTTATGTCTTCAATATGCAAACAGTCAAGAACTTAAATTAAAATATTTTGGTGGTGCTGGTTGGGAAATGACAGAAGGGAAAACAACCATTTTAGTAGACCCTTATTTATCTAGAGTAAAACTAGGAGATAGCCCTGCGAACAGTAAAGAAGATTTGCGTAAAAACTATTATGAAAGTGATTACTTTCAGTCAGATACCGTTGTGATCAATAAGCACATTACAAAAGCAGATTATATTTTGGTGCATCACTCTCATTTAGATCATTTAGGAGATGTGCCATATATCGCAAAGAAAACAGGTGCTAAGGTGATTGCTACAGAAACGAGTTGTAATATACTAAGAGCTTACGGAGTTCCAGAAGAGCAACTACTTACTGTTAAAGGTGGCGAGGATTATCAGTTTGAAGAATTTTCAGTAAGGGTTGTTCCTTCGATACACTCTGCTTTAAATGATAAGCATTATTTTGATGCTAGAACACATGAAAAAGAACTAAAAGCACCATTAAAGCTGGAAGATTTTGTAGAAGGAGGTTCATTAATGTTTTATGTAAGATTCAATAATCACAAAATATTGACAGCAGGATCCATGAACTTTTTAGAGAAAGAGGTTGAAGGCTTAACTCCAGATATTCTTTTGCCAGGCGTAAACTTTTCAAGATTAGAAATTTATAAGTATACAGAGCGATTGTTGAAAGCTACAGGCTTACCTAAAACCATTATACCTACGCATTGGGATAATTTTAGAGTGCCTTACGGTTATTCTCAAGAAAAAGCTATTGATGAAAAAATTAAGCCATTTATTAAAGAAGTTAAAGCTGTTTCCCCCGAAGCTAAAATAATTGTTCCTATTCATTTAGAAACAATTACTATAAAATAA